GTTTTCGAGGCGGATGGTCGCGCCGAGCGTTTCCAGGCCCTTGAGATGCAGATCGACAGGGCGCGTACCAATGGCGCAACCACCCGGCAACGAGACGCGGGCCTCATGAGCACGGGCCAGCAATGGCCCCAGCACCAGAATGGAGGCGCGCATTTTGGAGACGATATCGTACGGTGCCTCGACGGATGTGATCGGGCCACCAATCGACAGTGTACGCCCCTCAGCATCGACCGGCTCGACGGCAATGCCATGCTGGCGCAGCAACACCTGCATGGTCTCGATATCGGCGATCTTCGGTACGTTGGAGAGGATGAGTCGCTCAGACGTCAGAAGTCCCGCGACCATGAGCTTGAGACCGGCATTCTTGGCGCCGCCAATCACGATCTCGCCTTCAAGACGTCTGCCGCCACGTATGATGAAACGGTCCATGATCTGTCGCTCCTGAAGGATGAGGCTCACGCGGGAAAGGGTTCTCTCTCCCCCGTCATCATGGCTTCGTCAAGGCATCAATTGGGCAATCCTGCCCCCGGCCCGCAAAGAGGCGCTTATCCCCCTCTGGCGAGGTGTTCCAGCGCAGGAAGATTGAGCAAAGTGATCTGCGTGACCTGGGTGATGGTGATCATCATTTCACGTTGCAGGGCATTGAGGGTGCGGCTGACTGTCTCGATGGTAAGACCAAGATAATCGGCAATCCCGGTACGGCTCATGGGCAGGTGAATGACGATCTCTTTCGTAGGAGAGAGATGATGCTGCTCCAGAAGAAAGCTGGCCAGACGCTCGCGCGCCGTCTTGCGTCCCAACAGCAGCATACGGCGCTGCGCCTGAACCAGCTCGCGCGAGGCCTCTTCCATCAGGCGCAACTCAAGCTCCGGAAATTCACGGCGCAACAGGCCAAGCCCGGTGCGGGAGAAGCGGCAGAGCGACAACGGACCAAGGGCCTCCGCACTGAAGGCATAGGTGGCACCGCTGGCAAGCCCAAGGAAATCACCCGATTGCCCAAATCCGGTGATCTGACGCCTGCCATCGGGCATGAGGGTGAAGATCTTGGTGTGGCCCGCGGTCACGATGTAGAAATCGGTCGCTGCCTCACCCTCCTGAATGAACGTCTTGCCGGGTGCGACGGACAGGCGATGGGAATACTGCGCAAGTCGCGCCATGTTATCCGGATCGATAACGGAACAAATACTCCGCGTGCGAGCCTCACAGTGAAGGCATTGCCCGCAACTGCCGCAAGGTCCGAGCGCACTGATACTGTCCCTCGTCTGCGCATCCATGGCGTCAACGACCCTCATCTTTTTTATTTTTGTTCTTGTTCTGTTAACAATACGTCATATACTGTTGCCAATTCCCCACGGTCATCGGCAACGTTGTTATTGCTTTGATCTGGATCAAGGCACCGCATCATAGCGCATGGTGAGAGAACGTCACTGTTTAATCACGGATGACGTTGATGAAGACCTCTTTCAAGATTTCCACCGCTCTTCTGACCGGTTTCGTTGCTGCTGTTGCAGCACCCGTCGCACAGGCCCAGACGACCCCCGTCGTCAACACGCCGGTTTCCACGAACATGGTGCTCGCGCCTCAGGCTCAGGCCGTTGCCGCACCCCGCTCGTCCTCCAGCGATGAATGCGGCCTGTTCAAGACCTGCTCCAGCACCAAGATCGGCCTTGGCAAGGGTGACTTCATCATCCGCCTGTCCGCCCTCGGTGTCATTCCGCAGGATCGTGACAGCAAGCTCTGGCTCAATGGTGCTGCCATTCCAGGCCGCGTCAAGACCACCAGCCAGGTCATGCCGGAGCTGACATTCGAATACTTCTTCACGGACAACATCTCGATCGATCTGATCGCTGCCAGCACCCGTCATGAAGTGGCCGCCAAGGACACCCCCCTGGGCAACATCGATGTCGGTAGCGCCTGGGCTCTTCCGCCCACCATCACGCTGGCCTGGCATTTCCGCCCCCACAAGCGCTTCAACCCCTATGTGGGCGTCGGTGCAACGCTGGCATGGTTCCACAACGTGTCGCCTGCTGGCGGCCTCGTGCAGAAGCTCAATGTCGGCGTGACGGGTGGCCCATCGGTCAATGTCGGCTTTGACTATCAGCTGGTCGGCAACTGGTTCTTCAACGTCGATGCCAAGCAGATGTTCATGCGTATGCATGCCTGGGCCAATGACCGTGGGTCGGGCGCCTTCATCAAGGCTCATGACTCGCTTGACCCGACAGTTGTCGGCGCCGGTATCGAATACCGCTTCTGATATTCCCCTCCCCGGGAACATCGGAACAGAAAGGCTGCCCGTGATCGGGCAGCCTTTCGTCTTTTCAGCTCTGTGAAGATCCCGCCTGTCTCGTCTGCACAAGAAGGCTGATGAGGAAGAATACCCCTCCGCCCAGCGTCAAGACCAGCCCGACCCACCCGACAGATGTCCAGCCCGCACCCGCTGAAATCGCGAGTCCCCCAAGATAGGGGCCAATCGCATTGGCGGTATTGAACGCGCTCTGGTTGAACGCTGCCACAAGCCCTTCGGCACCATCGGCCACTTCCAGGAGACGTGACTGAACAACGGTAGACAATCCACCGCTTGCCCCGATCATGAATACAACAATGGCCAGAGGTAAAAAGGCATGGGCAGCCATCGGGAAAAAGGCCATGGCTACAGCACCGACAATGAGAACGCCTCCCATGGTAGGCATCATCCAGCGATCGGCCAGCCAGCCACAAACCAGTGTTCCGGCTGTCATTCCCAGACCAAAAAGCGCAAACATCGGCGGGACATAACCCGCTGGAACATGCGTAACATGATCCATGATCGAGGCAAGATAGGTGTAGACGCAGAAAATACCACCGAAGCCGATTACCCCCACACCCAGTGTCAACCAGACCTGTACCATCCGCAGGGCGCGCAGTTCGTTGCCTATCGATGCCCCCACGCGTGGCCTGTCTCGGGGCGCAAACCAACCGACAAGGCCCGCCGTGATCAGTGAGAGCAAGGCAATCACTGCGAATGTCCATCGCCATCCAAGAGTCTGGCCGATGATGTCCGCTGCAGGTACGCCTGCAATCGTTGCAATCGTCAGGCCGAGAATCACCCGACTGACAGCACGTGATCTTCTTTTTGGTGGAACGAGGCAGGAGGCGACCAGACCTGCAACACCAAAGTAGGCGCCGTGAGGCAAGCCTGTGACGAAGCGGCAGACCAACAGCCAATCCGCCCCAGAACACAGTGCACTCAGCGCATTGCCCAGCGCATAGAAAAGCATCATGCCAACAAGCAGATGTTTACGGCTGAATCGGGCACCGAACAGAGCGAAAAGCGGTGCCCCTACACTTACACCTGCGGCATAAGCCACAATGATATGACCCGCCTGAGGCTCGGAGATGCCGAAACCTCGCGCTATCATAGGGACCAGACTCATCGCGGCAAACTCGGCCGTTCCAAGGGTAAAGGTACCCAGTGCCAACACGAAAAATATCGTGCTGACCGTTGAAAGGGAGGCGTTTCCCCCCATTCCCTGTCCTGTCATGATTGACTCTCGTGGATGTCACACCAGGCAGACTGCCCCATACCTGGCTGTTCCTCTTTGATGGAAAAAGTTCAGGACCAGACCGGATAGTCTGTGTAGCCTTCAGCGCCGCCCACATAGAATGTCTGAGGGTCAGGCGTGTTGAGCGGCAAATCTTTGCGCAGACGACGCACAAGATCGGGATTGGCAATAAAAAGACGCCCAAACCCCGCCGCATCAGCTTTTCCCTGCGCAACGTATTGTGCGGCATCTACCGGTGTGAACGAGTCATTTGCGATGACAGGGCCATCAAACAGAGTTCTGAGCCGCGAGAGCTGACTGTCTGCGCCCTGGCTTTCACGAATGAACAGATAGCCTGCCTCGCGCGCCCTGAGCTGAGACACGACATATTCGAAAAGCGTCACGGGGTCGCTATCGCCCATATCATGCTCCTCGCCGCGCGGGCGAAGATGGATGCCAACGCTGTTTGGCCCCCAGACAGACGTCACCGCATCAACGACTTGCAGAAGGAATCTGGCCCGGTTCTCAATGGAACCACCATATTGATCGCTCCGGTGATTCGTACTGTCCTGCAGGAACTGGTCAATCAGATAACCATTCGCTGCGTGGATATGCACACCATCGAATCCGGCCTTTCTCGCATTGTCAGCCGCCCGGCGATAATCATGGACGATCGAGGCGATCTCATCCTGATGCAACGCGCGCGGCGTCGGATAGGGTCTCTTGGGCCGGAGCAGGCGCACATGCCCCTGAGCCGCCAGAGCACTCGGTGCGACCGGCAAGGCACC
The sequence above is drawn from the Asaia bogorensis NBRC 16594 genome and encodes:
- a CDS encoding Crp/Fnr family transcriptional regulator codes for the protein MARLAQYSHRLSVAPGKTFIQEGEAATDFYIVTAGHTKIFTLMPDGRRQITGFGQSGDFLGLASGATYAFSAEALGPLSLCRFSRTGLGLLRREFPELELRLMEEASRELVQAQRRMLLLGRKTARERLASFLLEQHHLSPTKEIVIHLPMSRTGIADYLGLTIETVSRTLNALQREMMITITQVTQITLLNLPALEHLARGG
- a CDS encoding OmpW/AlkL family protein; translated protein: MKTSFKISTALLTGFVAAVAAPVAQAQTTPVVNTPVSTNMVLAPQAQAVAAPRSSSSDECGLFKTCSSTKIGLGKGDFIIRLSALGVIPQDRDSKLWLNGAAIPGRVKTTSQVMPELTFEYFFTDNISIDLIAASTRHEVAAKDTPLGNIDVGSAWALPPTITLAWHFRPHKRFNPYVGVGATLAWFHNVSPAGGLVQKLNVGVTGGPSVNVGFDYQLVGNWFFNVDAKQMFMRMHAWANDRGSGAFIKAHDSLDPTVVGAGIEYRF
- a CDS encoding MFS transporter; its protein translation is MTGQGMGGNASLSTVSTIFFVLALGTFTLGTAEFAAMSLVPMIARGFGISEPQAGHIIVAYAAGVSVGAPLFALFGARFSRKHLLVGMMLFYALGNALSALCSGADWLLVCRFVTGLPHGAYFGVAGLVASCLVPPKRRSRAVSRVILGLTIATIAGVPAADIIGQTLGWRWTFAVIALLSLITAGLVGWFAPRDRPRVGASIGNELRALRMVQVWLTLGVGVIGFGGIFCVYTYLASIMDHVTHVPAGYVPPMFALFGLGMTAGTLVCGWLADRWMMPTMGGVLIVGAVAMAFFPMAAHAFLPLAIVVFMIGASGGLSTVVQSRLLEVADGAEGLVAAFNQSAFNTANAIGPYLGGLAISAGAGWTSVGWVGLVLTLGGGVFFLISLLVQTRQAGSSQS
- a CDS encoding alkene reductase encodes the protein MTSLFSPLQLGTLSLPNRIIMAPLTRCRADEQRVPTALMAEYYAQRATAGLIISEATSISSQGVGYPRTPGLWDEDQIAGWRTVTDAVHDAGGRIMAQLWHVGRISDPEYLDGALPVAPSALAAQGHVRLLRPKRPYPTPRALHQDEIASIVHDYRRAADNARKAGFDGVHIHAANGYLIDQFLQDSTNHRSDQYGGSIENRARFLLQVVDAVTSVWGPNSVGIHLRPRGEEHDMGDSDPVTLFEYVVSQLRAREAGYLFIRESQGADSQLSRLRTLFDGPVIANDSFTPVDAAQYVAQGKADAAGFGRLFIANPDLVRRLRKDLPLNTPDPQTFYVGGAEGYTDYPVWS